The Micromonospora sp. NBC_00421 genome contains a region encoding:
- a CDS encoding sulfate adenylyltransferase subunit 1 yields MSTDMLAPAGSPTEARPMDLLRFATAGSVDDGKSTLIGRLLYDTKSLFTDQLAAVEAVSAARGDEYTNLALLTDGLRAEREQGITIDVAYRYFATPRRKFIIADTPGHTQYTRNMVTGASTADLTLVLVDARKGLVEQSRRHAFLCSLLRVPHLVLCVNKMDLVDFSQEVFERIADEFTAFAAKLDVPDLAVVPVSALQGDNIASRSENMPWYEGPSLLHHLEHVHIASDRNLVDVRFPVQYVIRPQSTTVTDYRGYAGQVASGVLKPGDEVMVLPSGFTSRISAVETADGPVDEAFPPMSVTVRLADEIDISRGDMICRPNNAPTVSQDIEAMVCWMDETNPLRVGGRYAIKHTTRSARAIVRELHYRLDINTLHRDEASTELGLNEIGRIRLRTTVPLLVDDYHRNRTTGGFIIIDEATNRTVGAGMVIQRD; encoded by the coding sequence ATGAGCACCGACATGCTGGCACCGGCCGGATCCCCGACCGAGGCCCGACCGATGGACCTGCTCCGGTTCGCGACCGCGGGCAGTGTGGACGACGGCAAGTCGACGTTGATCGGTCGACTGCTCTACGACACCAAATCCCTGTTCACCGACCAGTTGGCCGCGGTGGAGGCGGTCAGCGCGGCGCGGGGTGACGAGTACACCAACCTGGCGTTGCTCACCGACGGTCTGCGGGCCGAGCGGGAGCAGGGCATCACCATCGACGTGGCGTACCGGTACTTCGCCACCCCCCGGCGGAAGTTCATCATCGCCGACACCCCCGGGCACACCCAGTACACCCGCAACATGGTCACCGGGGCGTCCACCGCCGACCTCACCCTGGTGCTTGTGGACGCGCGTAAGGGGCTGGTGGAGCAGTCGCGGCGGCACGCGTTCCTGTGTTCGCTGCTGCGGGTGCCGCACCTGGTGCTGTGCGTCAACAAGATGGACCTGGTGGACTTCTCCCAGGAGGTGTTCGAGCGGATCGCCGACGAGTTCACCGCCTTCGCGGCGAAACTCGACGTCCCCGACCTCGCCGTGGTGCCGGTGTCGGCGTTGCAGGGCGACAACATCGCCTCCCGGTCGGAGAACATGCCCTGGTACGAGGGGCCGTCGCTGCTGCACCACCTGGAGCACGTGCACATCGCCTCGGACCGGAACCTGGTCGACGTGCGGTTCCCGGTGCAGTACGTGATCCGGCCGCAGTCGACCACGGTGACCGACTACCGGGGCTACGCCGGTCAGGTCGCCTCCGGGGTGCTCAAGCCCGGCGACGAGGTGATGGTGCTGCCGTCCGGCTTCACCAGCCGGATCAGCGCGGTCGAGACCGCCGACGGGCCGGTCGACGAGGCGTTCCCCCCGATGTCGGTCACCGTCCGCCTCGCCGACGAGATCGACATCTCCCGCGGCGACATGATCTGCCGACCCAACAACGCCCCCACCGTCTCCCAGGACATCGAGGCGATGGTCTGCTGGATGGACGAGACCAACCCGCTGCGTGTCGGCGGCAGGTACGCCATCAAGCACACCACCCGCTCCGCCCGCGCCATCGTCCGCGAGCTGCACTACCGCCTCGACATCAACACCCTGCACCGCGACGAGGCCAGCACCGAACTCGGGCTCAACGAGATCGGCCGGATCCGGCTGCGCACCACCGTGCCGTTGCTGGTGGACGACTACCACCGCAACCGCACCACCGGCGGCTTCATCATCATCGACGAGGCCACCAACCGCACCGTCGGCGCCGGCATGGTCATCCAGCGGGACTGA
- a CDS encoding ABC transporter ATP-binding protein translates to MPSRDGPAVVEVHDLVKRYPRTDTNAVDGLSFTVAPGEIFGLFGPNGAGKSTTVGILTTRLRATGGRALVGGVDVGRDPAAARAQLAVVPQHNNLDRALTPRQNLVYHATYHGVRRREAQARAAELLERFGLTDRADRRIEAYSGGMAQRLMIARALAHEPAVLFLDEPTNALDPQTRLLIWGQLRELRQRGVAIVLTTHAMNEAARVVDRVGIVDHGRLLTLDTPTNLVRGLAGDALLDLTVTPAGGDDPDALCAALGELTGVRKAERLAAPTVPAGWRPGGGGAGLAGVGAGGGGAGGAGMLAALAAGAGGGRAGAGRLAALAGAGLLGRGGGAAGNGGRGRLRIRLHLAGDPAIMLGPAVTVLAARSAAINAVDIGEPSLEDVFIELTGRQPR, encoded by the coding sequence ATGCCCAGCAGAGACGGGCCGGCAGTGGTCGAGGTCCACGACCTCGTCAAGCGCTACCCCCGCACCGACACCAACGCGGTCGACGGGCTGTCGTTCACCGTCGCGCCGGGCGAGATCTTCGGACTGTTCGGGCCGAACGGGGCCGGCAAGTCCACCACCGTCGGCATCCTGACCACCCGGCTGCGGGCCACCGGCGGCCGAGCCCTGGTCGGCGGGGTCGACGTGGGCCGGGACCCGGCCGCCGCCCGCGCCCAACTGGCCGTGGTGCCCCAGCACAACAACCTCGACCGGGCGCTGACCCCCCGGCAGAACCTGGTCTACCACGCCACCTACCACGGGGTACGACGACGGGAGGCACAGGCCCGCGCCGCGGAGCTGCTGGAACGGTTCGGCCTCACCGACCGGGCGGACCGGCGGATCGAGGCGTACTCGGGCGGGATGGCGCAACGGTTGATGATCGCCCGCGCGCTGGCCCACGAGCCCGCGGTGCTCTTCCTCGACGAGCCGACCAACGCCCTCGACCCGCAGACCCGCCTGCTGATCTGGGGGCAGCTCCGTGAGCTGCGCCAAAGGGGGGTGGCGATCGTGCTGACCACCCACGCGATGAACGAGGCGGCCCGGGTGGTCGACCGGGTCGGCATCGTCGACCACGGTCGGCTGCTCACCCTCGACACCCCTACCAACCTGGTCCGGGGCCTGGCCGGGGACGCGCTGCTCGACCTCACGGTCACCCCGGCCGGCGGGGACGACCCCGACGCGCTCTGCGCCGCCCTCGGCGAGCTGACCGGCGTACGCAAGGCGGAGCGGTTGGCGGCGCCGACCGTGCCGGCCGGGTGGCGACCCGGTGGCGGCGGGGCCGGGCTGGCCGGTGTCGGGGCGGGCGGCGGCGGGGCGGGCGGCGCCGGGATGCTGGCCGCGCTCGCCGCCGGGGCCGGCGGTGGACGCGCCGGTGCCGGCCGGCTGGCCGCGCTGGCCGGCGCGGGACTGCTCGGGCGTGGCGGCGGCGCGGCGGGCAACGGCGGTCGCGGCCGGCTGCGCATCCGGCTGCACCTGGCAGGCGATCCCGCCATCATGCTCGGCCCGGCGGTGACAGTGCTCGCCGCCCGGTCGGCGGCGATCAACGCGGTCGACATCGGCGAACCCAGCCTGGAGGACGTCTTCATCGAACTCACCGGAAGGCAACCGCGGTGA
- the cysD gene encoding sulfate adenylyltransferase subunit CysD has protein sequence MSSEPAAYQVSQLDELEAESIFVMREVVAEMERPVLLFSGGKDSIVMLRLAQKAFAPANVPFPVMHVDTGHNFPEVLAYRDQRVTELDLHLIVASVPEALTRGLVRESGDGMRNRIQTPVLLDAVEKHRFDALFGGARRDEEKARAKERVFSFRDEFGQWDPKNQRPELWSLYNGRRHPGESIRVFPLSNWTELDIWHYIARERVPLPSIYYAHDREVVERDGMFYAVNEFFSPRAGEEPFTARVRYRTVGDASCTAAVRSDADTVERVIEEVAATRITERGATRGDDRVSEAAMEDRKREGYF, from the coding sequence ATGAGCAGCGAACCGGCTGCGTACCAGGTCTCCCAGCTCGACGAGTTGGAGGCGGAGAGCATCTTCGTGATGCGTGAGGTGGTCGCCGAGATGGAGCGGCCGGTCCTGCTCTTCTCCGGTGGCAAGGACTCGATCGTGATGTTGCGGTTGGCGCAGAAGGCGTTCGCGCCGGCCAACGTGCCGTTCCCGGTGATGCACGTGGACACCGGGCACAACTTCCCCGAGGTGCTCGCCTACCGCGACCAACGGGTCACCGAGCTGGATCTGCACCTGATCGTGGCGAGCGTGCCGGAGGCGCTGACCCGGGGCCTGGTCCGGGAGTCCGGTGACGGGATGCGCAACCGGATCCAGACGCCTGTGTTGTTGGACGCGGTGGAGAAGCACCGGTTCGACGCGTTGTTCGGTGGGGCGCGGCGGGACGAGGAGAAGGCGCGGGCGAAGGAGCGGGTGTTCTCGTTCCGGGACGAGTTCGGGCAGTGGGATCCGAAGAACCAGCGGCCGGAGTTGTGGTCGTTGTACAACGGGCGGCGTCATCCGGGTGAGTCGATCCGGGTGTTCCCGTTGTCGAACTGGACCGAGTTGGACATCTGGCACTACATCGCGCGGGAGCGGGTGCCGTTGCCGTCGATCTACTACGCGCACGACCGCGAGGTGGTGGAGCGTGACGGCATGTTCTACGCGGTGAACGAGTTCTTCTCGCCCCGCGCGGGTGAGGAGCCGTTCACCGCCCGGGTGCGGTACCGCACGGTGGGAGACGCCTCCTGTACGGCGGCGGTGCGGTCGGACGCGGACACGGTGGAGCGGGTGATCGAGGAGGTGGCCGCGACGCGGATCACCGAGCGGGGCGCGACCCGGGGTGACGACCGGGTCAGCGAGGCCGCCATGGAGGACCGTAAGCGGGAGGGGTACTTCTGA
- a CDS encoding 3'(2'),5'-bisphosphate nucleotidase CysQ has translation MADPTTAESDPALARRLARLAGELLLRVRASHGHADPAALKAAGDRASHDLLRAELARWRPADAVLSEEDEGSRLVDTGDGVSRRTADRVWIIDPLDGTREFSEEGRTDWAVHVALWARDAATPHGLVAGAVGLPAQHRVLATDVPAPPPAAPGGVIRLAASRSRPPAFLAELAQEVGAELVPMGSAGAKIAAVVTGDVDAYIHAGGQYEWDSAAPVAVATAAGLHASRIDGSPLTYNEADPRLPDLLVCRDELAAPLLAALRRQLAGTAVPSGSPVPHPGKDPR, from the coding sequence ATGGCAGACCCCACCACCGCCGAATCCGACCCGGCGCTCGCCCGCCGGCTCGCCCGCCTCGCCGGAGAGCTGCTGCTGCGGGTACGCGCCAGCCACGGCCACGCCGATCCCGCCGCGCTGAAGGCGGCCGGGGACCGGGCGTCGCACGACCTCCTGCGGGCCGAGCTGGCCCGGTGGCGGCCGGCCGACGCGGTGCTGTCCGAGGAGGACGAGGGCTCCCGGCTGGTCGACACCGGAGACGGGGTGTCCCGGCGGACCGCCGACCGGGTGTGGATCATCGACCCGTTGGACGGCACCCGGGAGTTCTCCGAGGAGGGGCGCACCGACTGGGCCGTGCACGTGGCGCTCTGGGCGCGCGACGCGGCGACCCCGCACGGGCTGGTGGCCGGGGCGGTCGGGTTGCCGGCGCAGCACCGGGTGCTGGCCACCGACGTCCCCGCCCCGCCGCCGGCCGCGCCCGGCGGGGTGATCCGACTGGCGGCCAGCCGCAGCCGTCCCCCTGCCTTCCTGGCCGAACTGGCGCAGGAGGTGGGCGCCGAGCTGGTGCCGATGGGCTCGGCGGGGGCGAAGATCGCGGCGGTGGTGACCGGTGACGTGGACGCGTACATCCACGCCGGCGGCCAGTACGAGTGGGACTCCGCCGCGCCGGTCGCGGTGGCCACGGCCGCCGGGCTGCACGCGTCCCGCATCGACGGCTCCCCGCTGACCTACAACGAGGCGGATCCACGCCTGCCGGACCTGCTGGTCTGCCGCGACGAACTGGCCGCACCGCTGCTCGCCGCGCTGCGGCGGCAACTGGCCGGCACGGCGGTCCCGTCCGGCTCCCCCGTCCCCCACCCCGGAAAGGACCCGCGATGA
- a CDS encoding extracellular catalytic domain type 1 short-chain-length polyhydroxyalkanoate depolymerase, producing MPFTVFHSEVGRNRCRSAARLAGTLTLLVALTTAAGCSPDRRESAPDGDGSGPAASTPASGGARPAPDIPVGSSTHTVTVDGRERSYRLYRPASADLSGPVPLVVMLHGAAGTGEQAEQAYGWTGQADRDGFLVLFPDGLNRAWAVGPQCCGAPARDGVDDVAFVTELVATVGRELPVDPARRYVTGISNGGLLAYKLVCDTTTFAAIGAVASTLTGQCPDPKPVSVLHIHGRQDQTMPYGGGPGRRDNGGTGRNPVKIDGPPTPELAARWRTVDSCGAPKVTTDGPVTRATASCAQGRAVELITVADAGHQWPGGRPNPPRAEKLLDLDPPSTALNATDTIWRFFAAHPKPSGG from the coding sequence ATGCCTTTTACCGTTTTCCACTCTGAAGTCGGGCGGAACCGCTGCCGGTCGGCCGCCCGGCTCGCCGGGACGCTCACGCTGCTCGTCGCCCTGACCACCGCCGCCGGGTGCAGTCCCGACCGCCGGGAATCCGCGCCCGACGGGGACGGGTCCGGTCCGGCGGCCAGCACCCCCGCCAGCGGCGGGGCGCGGCCGGCACCCGACATCCCCGTCGGCAGCTCCACGCACACCGTCACGGTGGACGGTCGGGAACGCAGCTACCGGCTCTACCGGCCCGCCTCGGCCGACCTCAGCGGGCCCGTCCCGCTGGTGGTGATGCTGCATGGCGCGGCCGGCACCGGCGAGCAGGCCGAGCAGGCGTACGGCTGGACGGGCCAGGCCGACCGGGACGGCTTCCTGGTGCTGTTCCCGGACGGGCTGAACCGGGCCTGGGCGGTCGGCCCGCAGTGCTGCGGGGCACCTGCCCGGGACGGCGTCGACGACGTCGCCTTCGTCACCGAACTGGTCGCCACCGTCGGCCGGGAGCTGCCGGTCGACCCGGCCCGCCGGTACGTCACCGGGATCTCCAACGGCGGGCTGCTGGCGTACAAGCTGGTCTGCGACACGACGACCTTCGCCGCGATCGGTGCGGTGGCGAGCACCCTGACCGGGCAGTGCCCCGACCCGAAACCGGTCTCGGTGCTGCACATCCACGGTCGACAGGACCAGACCATGCCGTACGGCGGCGGCCCCGGCCGCCGGGACAACGGCGGCACCGGGCGCAATCCGGTGAAGATCGACGGCCCGCCCACCCCCGAGCTCGCCGCCCGGTGGCGGACCGTCGACTCCTGCGGCGCACCGAAGGTGACCACCGACGGGCCGGTCACCCGGGCGACGGCGAGCTGCGCCCAGGGCCGCGCCGTCGAGCTGATCACCGTCGCCGACGCCGGACACCAGTGGCCCGGCGGCCGGCCCAACCCGCCCCGGGCGGAGAAGCTGCTCGACCTCGATCCGCCCTCCACCGCGCTGAACGCCACCGACACCATCTGGCGGTTCTTCGCCGCCCACCCCAAGCCCAGCGGCGGCTGA
- a CDS encoding ABC transporter permease, translated as MTALDTPTPQRTTTAPRPRPGTGRVFAAVLRRDLMVTGRELWIILVQVGLTPLFMLFVFDTVLGSQGLVGRGFADVFLPGIIALAALTTALQSVALPLVKEFGFTMEIEDRLMAPLPTGYVAIGKLVIATIRGLLAAVLIYPLGALMVGSAPWRPAGLPLAMVVALLGAWIGGAIGMSLATTLPVQRINVTFSVILTPIIWTGCIHYPWPRLSSVPWYQAVTALNPMTYVSEGVRGALLPGVPHLPAWVCLTVLTGVAVVLTWVSVRCFGRRAIQ; from the coding sequence GTGACCGCTCTCGACACCCCGACCCCGCAGCGTACGACGACCGCGCCGCGCCCCCGCCCCGGGACCGGGCGGGTGTTCGCCGCGGTGCTGCGCCGCGACCTGATGGTCACCGGCCGGGAACTCTGGATCATCCTGGTGCAGGTCGGGCTGACCCCGCTGTTCATGCTCTTCGTCTTCGACACCGTCCTCGGCAGCCAGGGCCTCGTCGGGCGGGGCTTCGCCGACGTCTTCCTGCCCGGCATCATCGCGCTGGCCGCCCTCACCACCGCGTTGCAGAGCGTGGCCCTGCCGCTGGTGAAGGAGTTCGGTTTCACCATGGAGATCGAGGACCGGCTGATGGCGCCGCTGCCGACCGGGTACGTCGCGATCGGCAAGCTGGTGATCGCCACCATCCGGGGGTTGCTCGCGGCCGTGCTGATCTACCCGCTCGGGGCGCTGATGGTCGGCTCCGCGCCGTGGCGGCCGGCGGGGTTGCCGCTGGCCATGGTGGTGGCGCTGCTCGGGGCGTGGATCGGCGGGGCGATCGGGATGAGCCTGGCCACCACCCTGCCGGTGCAGCGGATCAACGTCACCTTCTCGGTGATCCTCACCCCGATCATCTGGACCGGCTGCATCCACTACCCGTGGCCCCGGCTGTCGTCGGTGCCGTGGTACCAGGCGGTCACCGCGCTCAACCCGATGACGTACGTCTCGGAGGGGGTGCGCGGGGCGTTGCTGCCCGGCGTACCGCACCTGCCGGCGTGGGTGTGCCTGACCGTGCTGACCGGGGTGGCCGTCGTGCTCACCTGGGTCAGCGTCCGCTGTTTCGGCCGTCGGGCGATCCAGTGA